The following coding sequences lie in one Micromonospora sp. R77 genomic window:
- a CDS encoding GH1 family beta-glucosidase yields MGALPAVGWPQSSEENAHVDTHPTAVAPPRRPLRLAAGAARAGLAGSAAAAVVAAAATGGCENTPDADRESSPDPTGPLRFPPGFAWGAATSAYQIEGAAKEDGRGESIWDTFSHTPGRTRNGDTGDVAADHYHRYRDDLDLMAEIGLRSYRFSISWPRIQADGAGKPNQRGLDFYRRLVDGLHERGIAPMATLFHWDLPQALQDAGGWESRDTAHRFADYADAVFRGLGDQVPVWLTINEPKTVVQNGYLWGHHAPGRQDPQAAYLVAHHLQLAHGLAVRALRATGQDGRIGPALNLHPCYPADDSPEAATATRLYDGYENRLYLDPILKRGYPQDVLADLGPDSRMVKGIHDGDLDVIASPVDLLAVQYYTPIYVTGQGDTVRKWPTSEAEWQQIHPEGMYDILTRVTRDYGRIPITITENGLPCPDTLGADGTVDDAGRVRFLRDHFAAAHRAVADGVPLESYHVWSLLDNFEWAEGYDQRWGLVYVDYPTQRRVLKRSAHWYRDVIRNNGL; encoded by the coding sequence ATGGGAGCGCTCCCGGCCGTCGGGTGGCCCCAATCCTCCGAGGAGAACGCCCATGTCGATACTCACCCGACGGCGGTTGCTCCGCCGCGCCGCCCTCTCCGCCTGGCCGCTGGCGCGGCCCGCGCCGGACTCGCGGGTAGCGCGGCGGCCGCCGTCGTCGCCGCTGCCGCCACCGGCGGCTGCGAGAACACGCCCGACGCGGACCGGGAGAGCAGCCCCGACCCGACCGGCCCGCTGCGCTTCCCCCCGGGCTTCGCCTGGGGCGCCGCCACGTCGGCGTACCAGATCGAGGGCGCGGCCAAGGAGGACGGCCGGGGTGAGTCGATCTGGGACACCTTCAGCCACACCCCCGGCCGCACCCGCAACGGCGACACCGGCGACGTCGCCGCCGACCACTACCACCGGTACCGCGACGACCTCGACCTGATGGCCGAGATCGGACTGCGCAGCTACCGGTTCTCCATCTCCTGGCCCCGGATCCAGGCCGACGGCGCGGGCAAGCCCAACCAGCGCGGCCTCGACTTCTACCGGCGGCTGGTCGACGGGCTGCACGAGCGGGGCATCGCCCCGATGGCCACCCTCTTCCACTGGGACCTGCCGCAGGCGTTGCAGGACGCCGGCGGCTGGGAGTCCCGGGACACCGCCCACCGCTTCGCCGACTACGCCGACGCGGTCTTCCGCGGCCTCGGCGACCAGGTGCCGGTCTGGCTCACCATCAACGAGCCCAAGACCGTGGTGCAGAACGGCTACCTGTGGGGACACCACGCCCCCGGCCGGCAGGACCCGCAGGCCGCCTACCTGGTCGCCCACCACCTCCAGCTCGCCCACGGCCTCGCCGTACGGGCGCTGCGGGCCACCGGCCAGGACGGCCGGATCGGTCCGGCGCTCAACCTGCACCCCTGCTACCCGGCCGACGACAGCCCCGAGGCCGCCACCGCCACCCGGCTCTACGACGGCTACGAGAACCGCCTCTATCTCGACCCGATCCTCAAGCGCGGCTACCCGCAGGACGTGCTGGCCGACCTCGGCCCGGACAGCCGGATGGTCAAGGGCATCCACGACGGCGACCTCGACGTCATCGCCAGCCCGGTCGACCTGCTCGCCGTGCAGTACTACACGCCGATCTACGTCACCGGTCAGGGCGACACGGTCCGCAAGTGGCCCACCTCGGAAGCGGAGTGGCAGCAGATCCACCCCGAGGGGATGTACGACATCCTGACCCGGGTGACCCGCGACTACGGCCGGATCCCGATCACCATCACCGAGAACGGGCTGCCCTGCCCGGACACCCTCGGCGCCGACGGCACCGTCGACGACGCCGGCCGGGTCCGGTTCCTCCGCGACCACTTCGCCGCCGCGCACCGGGCCGTCGCCGACGGGGTGCCGCTGGAGAGCTACCACGTCTGGTCGCTGCTGGACAACTTCGAGTGGGCCGAGGGCTACGACCAGCGCTGGGGCCTGGTCTACGTGGACTACCCGACGCAGCGCCGGGTGCTCAAGCGCAGCGCCCACTGGTACCGGGACGTCATCCGCAACAACGGCCTCTGA
- a CDS encoding phosphatase PAP2 family protein, which yields MRVRETARGWTAVWLVVLALVQTAAFLVVWRFALHTEVGQWLDTVALTGNRIGQDTIDGPVNRILNAMSVVSLLAATAVIGFIALIRGRKALAVTATLLIAGANVTTQLLKYVLTRPDFGVDPERAAAGNSLPSGHTAIAASVAVALILVLPRKVRVLGAFLGVAYAAAAGVATLSAGWHRPSDAVAAFLVVGVWAALAGLVLLVFQRERAQVSSADSHRIAAAVLGVGGLLAVVASALALSWLLDLRDVPAAELGRRPLLVGYAGSAAGIAGAMAVVAALVLTSVHRLVPRVKG from the coding sequence GTGCGGGTGCGGGAGACGGCAAGGGGTTGGACGGCAGTCTGGTTGGTCGTACTGGCCCTGGTCCAGACGGCCGCGTTCCTGGTGGTGTGGCGGTTCGCCCTGCACACCGAGGTGGGCCAGTGGCTCGACACGGTCGCGCTGACCGGCAACCGGATCGGGCAGGACACCATCGACGGGCCGGTCAACCGCATCCTCAACGCCATGTCGGTGGTGTCGCTGCTGGCGGCGACCGCGGTGATCGGCTTCATCGCGCTGATCCGGGGCCGCAAGGCCCTCGCGGTGACCGCCACGTTGCTGATCGCCGGCGCGAACGTCACCACCCAACTGCTCAAGTACGTGCTCACCCGGCCCGACTTCGGGGTCGACCCGGAGCGGGCGGCGGCCGGCAACAGCCTGCCCAGCGGGCACACCGCCATCGCGGCCTCGGTCGCCGTGGCCCTGATCCTCGTGCTGCCCCGCAAGGTGCGGGTGCTCGGCGCCTTCCTCGGCGTGGCGTACGCGGCGGCCGCCGGGGTGGCCACCCTCTCCGCCGGCTGGCACCGGCCCAGCGACGCCGTGGCGGCCTTCCTCGTGGTCGGCGTCTGGGCCGCGCTGGCCGGCCTGGTCCTGCTGGTCTTCCAGCGGGAACGGGCCCAGGTGTCGTCGGCCGACTCGCACCGGATCGCGGCGGCGGTGCTCGGCGTCGGCGGCCTGCTCGCGGTCGTCGCGTCCGCGCTGGCCCTGTCCTGGCTGCTCGACCTGCGCGACGTCCCGGCGGCCGAGCTGGGCCGCCGTCCGCTCCTCGTCGGGTACGCGGGCAGCGCGGCCGGCATCGCCGGGGCGATGGCTGTGGTGGCCGCGCTGGTCCTCACGTCGGTGCACCGCCTGGTGCCCCGCGTCAAGGGCTGA
- a CDS encoding polysaccharide lyase family 7 protein, translating to MRRTLAAAVPLALLAAGLAAAPAAAATSLPVGGVIASSDDGNVPANTLDGDLATRWSAQGSGSWIRYDLGAATTVGSIALAWYKGNERTSSFAVQTSTDAASWTTVVGQRNSSGTSLQLETYDFTDRAARYVRVVGYGNPINDWTSITETRIYGADGSGCAVPADVLNLTNWKVTLPTGPAEDPDTITQPTLDGFQASPWFVTAASCSAVRFRAAVNGTTTSGSGYPRSELREMTGNGTSNASWSSTSGTHTMTFEEAFTALPATKPHLVGAQIHDANDDITVFRLEGTNLYVTNGDNAHYKLVTGSYQLGTRYRGRFVVSGGQVKVYFNDVLQATITRSFSGAYFKAGAYTQANCTNSSPCSDSNYGQTLIYALSVTHS from the coding sequence ATGCGACGTACCCTCGCAGCCGCCGTACCGCTGGCGCTCCTCGCCGCCGGTCTGGCCGCCGCTCCCGCCGCGGCCGCCACCAGCCTGCCGGTCGGCGGCGTCATCGCCAGCTCGGACGACGGCAACGTCCCGGCGAACACCCTCGACGGTGATCTCGCCACCCGCTGGTCGGCCCAGGGCTCCGGCTCCTGGATCCGCTACGACCTCGGTGCCGCCACCACGGTCGGCTCGATCGCCCTGGCCTGGTACAAGGGCAACGAACGGACCAGCAGCTTCGCCGTGCAGACCTCCACCGACGCCGCCTCCTGGACCACCGTCGTGGGCCAGCGCAACAGCAGCGGAACCAGCCTCCAGTTGGAGACCTACGACTTCACCGACCGCGCGGCCCGGTACGTGCGGGTGGTCGGCTACGGCAACCCGATCAACGACTGGACCAGCATCACCGAGACCCGGATCTACGGCGCGGACGGCAGTGGCTGCGCGGTCCCCGCCGACGTGCTGAACCTGACCAACTGGAAGGTCACCCTGCCCACCGGGCCGGCCGAGGACCCGGACACGATCACCCAGCCCACCCTGGACGGCTTCCAGGCCTCCCCGTGGTTCGTCACGGCGGCCTCCTGCTCCGCCGTGCGGTTCCGGGCGGCGGTCAACGGCACCACCACCAGCGGCTCCGGCTACCCCCGCTCGGAGCTGCGGGAGATGACCGGCAACGGCACCAGCAACGCGAGCTGGTCGTCCACCTCCGGCACCCACACGATGACGTTCGAGGAGGCGTTCACCGCCCTGCCGGCGACCAAGCCGCACCTGGTCGGCGCGCAGATCCACGACGCCAACGACGACATCACGGTGTTCCGGCTGGAGGGCACGAACCTCTACGTCACCAACGGCGACAACGCCCACTACAAGCTGGTCACCGGCAGCTACCAGCTCGGCACCCGCTACCGGGGTAGGTTCGTGGTCAGCGGCGGGCAGGTCAAGGTCTACTTCAACGACGTGCTCCAGGCGACCATCACCCGCAGCTTCTCCGGCGCCTACTTCAAGGCCGGCGCGTACACCCAGGCGAACTGCACCAACTCCTCACCGTGCAGCGACAGCAACTACGGCCAGACGCTGATCTACGCCCTCTCGGTCACCCATTCCTGA
- a CDS encoding FGGY family carbohydrate kinase, with translation MNILALDLGTSSVRGLVLDADATPLPGALARRKVRVATGADGSGTLDGPGYLACLTECLDELAAAGHLRDVELVATSAQWHSVLPLDAAGEPLGPVLTWLDTRPAPLATAVGPADPDAFHQRTGTWFHRCYWSVRLPWLRDRTSTPVARFVGLVDYVLGVLLDEAPMSVSLASGTGLLDLHRMDWDPEACELAEVRPADLPPLAPAGWRGRLRSTYARRWPQLAGAAWAAPVDDGAASNVGSGCVDATRAAVTVGTSAAVRLVQPARADLAPLPDQLWRYRVDHHHVVTGAAYSSGGNLFAWANRELRLPQGAQLEAALARVATDGRLVVNPRFGGDRPPGLVPAGSGELRGLGFDTTAVDILAGLMTALCRLVADDLALLESGVGAPAEVVLGGGAMAASAWWRQTFAETLAPRRVRHQHHPEIGAMGAALVALGRVADGAHVTGIGRTDEPDTPDPAADAPPR, from the coding sequence ATGAACATTCTCGCTCTCGACCTGGGCACCTCCTCGGTACGGGGACTCGTGCTGGACGCGGACGCCACCCCGCTGCCCGGCGCGCTGGCCCGGCGCAAGGTCCGGGTGGCCACCGGGGCCGACGGCAGCGGCACCCTCGACGGTCCCGGCTATCTGGCCTGCCTGACCGAGTGCCTGGACGAGTTGGCCGCCGCCGGCCACCTGCGCGACGTCGAGCTGGTGGCGACCTCCGCGCAGTGGCACTCGGTGCTGCCGCTGGACGCCGCCGGTGAGCCCCTCGGTCCGGTGCTTACCTGGCTGGACACCCGGCCGGCACCGCTGGCGACGGCGGTCGGACCGGCCGACCCGGACGCCTTCCACCAGCGCACCGGCACCTGGTTCCACCGCTGCTACTGGTCGGTGCGGCTGCCCTGGTTGCGGGACCGCACCTCGACGCCGGTGGCGCGCTTCGTCGGCCTGGTCGACTACGTCCTCGGCGTGCTGCTCGACGAGGCCCCGATGTCCGTCTCGCTCGCCTCCGGCACCGGCCTGCTCGACCTGCACCGGATGGACTGGGACCCGGAGGCGTGCGAGCTGGCCGAGGTCCGGCCGGCCGACCTGCCGCCGTTGGCGCCCGCCGGCTGGCGCGGGCGCCTCCGGTCCACGTACGCCCGGCGGTGGCCGCAGCTGGCGGGGGCGGCCTGGGCCGCGCCGGTGGACGACGGCGCCGCCTCCAACGTCGGGTCCGGCTGCGTCGACGCCACCCGGGCGGCGGTGACCGTCGGCACGTCGGCCGCCGTCCGGCTGGTTCAGCCCGCTCGCGCGGACCTCGCGCCGCTGCCCGACCAGCTCTGGCGCTACCGGGTGGACCACCACCACGTGGTCACCGGGGCCGCCTACTCCAGCGGGGGCAACCTCTTCGCCTGGGCGAACCGGGAGCTGCGGCTGCCCCAGGGGGCGCAGTTGGAGGCCGCGCTGGCCCGGGTCGCGACGGACGGGCGGCTCGTGGTGAATCCGCGCTTCGGCGGCGACCGCCCGCCTGGCCTGGTGCCCGCCGGCTCCGGTGAGCTGCGCGGGCTCGGGTTCGACACCACCGCCGTGGACATCCTCGCCGGTCTGATGACCGCGCTCTGCCGCCTGGTCGCCGACGACCTGGCGCTGCTGGAGTCCGGGGTCGGGGCACCGGCCGAGGTGGTGCTCGGTGGCGGCGCGATGGCCGCCTCGGCGTGGTGGCGGCAGACGTTCGCCGAGACGCTGGCGCCCCGGCGGGTCCGCCATCAGCACCATCCGGAGATCGGGGCGATGGGCGCGGCGCTGGTCGCGCTGGGCCGGGTGGCCGACGGGGCACACGTCACCGGTATCGGCCGGACGGACGAGCCGGACACGCCGGACCCGGCAGCCGACGCCCCACCACGCTGA
- a CDS encoding glycoside hydrolase family 48 protein → MARRRRTAMLAATTLAIGGVALPAGAAQAAPACDVVYAPNDWGGGFTANVTVKNLGDALNGWTLKWNFGNSTQKVTYGWSAKWSQSGTEVTATNESWNGSLATGASTDIGFQGVYSGSNPKPSAFTLNGVACNGAPTNQLPTVSLGVPAGPFEAPADVPLTATASDPDGTISKVEFYRNGLLVNTDTTAPYGYDLLDLPAGSYTVQAKAYDNAGATAIAEKSFTVNPATGPKLIATPSAVTVPEGGTATVKYTLSAAPTANVPVTLAVTGDSDVTVSPTTLTLTPSNWSTGVSATVAAAEDADTVGGTATVTASATGFAPLAVVATEADNDTPGGDNAYIKKFLDQYGKIKNSGYFSPEGVPYHSVETLIVEAPDHGHETTSEAFSFWLWLEAQYGRVTQNWAPFNNAWTVMEKYIIPSHADQPTAGAPGTAQYAAEYNLPSQYPSALQPSVPVGQDPLRAELQSTYGTGDIYGMHWLMDVDNTYGFGHCGDGTTKPAYINTFQRGTQESVWETVPQPSCDTFKHGGQYGYLDLFVKESNAPAKQWKYTDAPDADARAVQAAYWALTWAKAQGKEADVAATVAKAAKMGDYLRYAMFDKYFKKIGNCVGAATCPAGSGKDSAHYLMSWYYAWGGAYDPQQNWSWRIGSSHNHFGYQNPLAAWALTNVPELKPKSPTATADWQKSFDRQLEFYTWLQSAEGGIAGGATNSWDGSYAQPPAGTATFYGMYYDVDPVYNDPPSNQWFGMQAWSMQRIAELYLQTGNAKAKALLDKWVPWAIANTTVGTNWSIPSDMKWTGQPANWNPTSPQPNTNLHVEVTVKGQDVGVAAAYARTLIAYAAKSGNVAAKNTAKGLLDALSAASDAKGVSTTEKRGDYKRFDDVYNAADGQGLYVPAGWTGKMPNGDAIAAGKSFLDIRSFYKNDPDWPKVDAYLKGGPEPTFNYHRFWAQADVAMAYADYGNLFPNG, encoded by the coding sequence CTGGCAAGACGTCGCCGTACGGCGATGCTCGCCGCCACCACCCTCGCCATCGGCGGGGTCGCCCTGCCGGCGGGCGCCGCGCAGGCCGCCCCTGCCTGCGACGTGGTGTACGCGCCCAACGACTGGGGTGGCGGCTTCACCGCCAACGTCACCGTCAAGAACCTGGGTGACGCCCTCAACGGCTGGACGCTGAAGTGGAACTTCGGCAACAGCACCCAGAAGGTCACCTACGGCTGGTCGGCCAAGTGGAGCCAGTCCGGCACCGAGGTGACCGCGACCAACGAGTCGTGGAACGGCTCCCTCGCCACCGGCGCCAGCACCGACATCGGCTTCCAGGGCGTCTACAGCGGGTCCAACCCGAAGCCCTCCGCCTTCACTCTCAACGGGGTCGCCTGCAACGGCGCGCCGACCAACCAGCTGCCGACGGTCTCCCTCGGGGTGCCGGCCGGGCCGTTCGAGGCCCCCGCCGACGTGCCGCTGACCGCCACCGCCAGCGACCCGGACGGCACGATCAGCAAGGTCGAGTTCTACCGCAACGGCCTGCTGGTCAACACCGACACCACCGCCCCGTACGGCTACGACCTGCTGGACCTGCCCGCCGGCAGCTACACCGTGCAGGCCAAGGCGTACGACAACGCGGGTGCCACGGCGATTGCCGAGAAGTCCTTCACGGTCAACCCGGCCACCGGTCCGAAGCTGATCGCCACCCCGTCGGCCGTGACCGTCCCCGAGGGCGGCACCGCCACGGTGAAGTACACCCTCAGCGCCGCGCCGACCGCGAACGTCCCGGTCACCCTCGCCGTCACCGGGGACAGCGACGTCACGGTCTCCCCGACGACCCTGACGCTCACCCCGAGCAACTGGAGCACCGGGGTCTCCGCCACGGTCGCCGCGGCCGAGGACGCCGACACCGTCGGTGGCACCGCCACGGTCACCGCCTCGGCCACCGGCTTCGCGCCGCTGGCCGTCGTCGCCACCGAGGCCGACAACGACACCCCGGGCGGGGACAACGCGTACATCAAGAAGTTCCTCGACCAGTACGGCAAGATCAAGAACTCGGGGTACTTCAGCCCCGAGGGCGTGCCGTACCACTCGGTGGAGACGCTGATCGTCGAGGCGCCCGACCACGGCCACGAGACCACGTCGGAGGCGTTCAGCTTCTGGCTCTGGCTGGAGGCCCAGTACGGCCGGGTGACCCAGAACTGGGCCCCGTTCAACAACGCCTGGACGGTGATGGAGAAGTACATCATCCCGTCGCACGCCGACCAGCCCACCGCCGGCGCCCCGGGCACCGCCCAGTACGCCGCCGAGTACAACCTGCCCAGCCAGTACCCGTCGGCCCTCCAGCCGTCGGTGCCGGTCGGCCAGGACCCGCTGCGCGCCGAGCTCCAGTCCACCTACGGCACCGGCGACATCTACGGCATGCACTGGCTGATGGACGTCGACAACACGTACGGCTTCGGCCACTGCGGCGACGGCACCACCAAGCCGGCGTACATCAACACCTTCCAGCGGGGCACCCAGGAGTCGGTGTGGGAGACCGTGCCGCAGCCGTCCTGCGACACGTTCAAGCACGGCGGCCAGTACGGCTACCTCGACCTGTTCGTCAAGGAGTCCAACGCCCCGGCGAAGCAGTGGAAGTACACCGACGCCCCGGACGCCGACGCCCGCGCCGTGCAGGCCGCGTACTGGGCGCTGACCTGGGCCAAGGCGCAGGGCAAGGAGGCCGACGTCGCGGCCACCGTGGCGAAGGCCGCCAAGATGGGTGACTACCTGCGGTACGCGATGTTCGACAAGTACTTCAAGAAGATCGGCAACTGCGTCGGCGCCGCCACCTGCCCGGCCGGCAGCGGCAAGGACTCGGCGCACTACCTGATGTCCTGGTACTACGCCTGGGGTGGCGCGTACGACCCGCAGCAGAACTGGTCCTGGCGGATCGGCTCCAGCCACAACCACTTCGGCTACCAGAACCCGCTCGCGGCCTGGGCGCTGACCAACGTGCCGGAGCTCAAGCCCAAGTCGCCCACCGCGACCGCGGACTGGCAGAAGAGCTTCGACCGGCAGCTGGAGTTCTACACCTGGCTGCAGTCCGCCGAGGGCGGCATCGCCGGTGGCGCCACCAACAGCTGGGACGGCAGCTACGCCCAGCCGCCGGCCGGCACCGCCACCTTCTACGGCATGTACTACGACGTCGACCCGGTCTACAACGACCCGCCGTCGAACCAGTGGTTCGGCATGCAGGCGTGGTCGATGCAGCGGATCGCCGAGCTGTACCTGCAGACCGGCAACGCGAAGGCCAAGGCGCTGCTGGACAAGTGGGTGCCGTGGGCCATCGCCAACACCACGGTCGGCACCAACTGGTCCATCCCGTCGGACATGAAGTGGACCGGCCAGCCCGCGAACTGGAACCCGACCAGCCCGCAGCCGAACACCAACCTGCACGTCGAGGTGACGGTGAAGGGCCAGGACGTCGGCGTCGCCGCCGCCTACGCCCGGACCCTGATCGCGTACGCGGCCAAGTCGGGCAACGTGGCGGCCAAGAACACCGCCAAGGGCCTGCTGGACGCGCTCTCCGCGGCCAGCGACGCCAAGGGCGTGTCCACCACGGAGAAGCGTGGCGACTACAAGCGCTTCGACGACGTCTACAACGCCGCCGACGGGCAGGGGCTCTACGTCCCGGCCGGCTGGACCGGGAAGATGCCGAACGGTGACGCCATCGCCGCCGGCAAGAGCTTCCTGGACATCCGGTCGTTCTACAAGAACGACCCGGACTGGCCCAAGGTGGACGCCTACCTGAAGGGCGGCCCGGAGCCGACCTTCAACTACCACCGCTTCTGGGCCCAGGCCGACGTCGCCATGGCGTACGCCGACTACGGCAACCTGTTCCCCAACGGCTGA
- a CDS encoding nitrate- and nitrite sensing domain-containing protein: MGAGPDPGGGAVSQHRRSRFDVRVVPHRRRSPLRLRDWRMGTKLATVLVIPSLAFLVLAGVQARGLVGQTAALSDFAQQVGIGRQITTVVDRLQQERDRTAGELAALRRAGGSADRDAAIATLKPLQIASDQAMGELRQAAEPLVDADAAWRVSYSQVLEAYDQVVYIRATVPAAVLSSDTILSNYHRSVDALLTLLAEPSPGTDQQALSDAVLRYVQLARVKELTSRIRAQLYAAARAGRYELNDQVSITDLRAQQLTALGAFRVAATTDQIRRYDQTSLDPAFVAATKLEEKSLPSAAGDPAVLPAPQWWAASEQRQELLRQLEREVLDDAVTRADEVSSAQLRDTLLVVGGIVAVLLVAVLISLLIGRSIARSMRLLRGQALRIAQVELPDALDRLRAVDSPVTDIEVPPAVVRSLDEIGELAEAFVAVHRSAVSVAVEQAMMRRNVNAMFVNLARRSQVLVERQLELLDDLEREESDPDQLENLFRLDHLAARMRRNDESLLVLAGTESSRRWNRPVGLGAVLLAASAEIEQYQRVRHSSTAELHLVGHAVGDLVHLLAELLENATAFSRPDTVVQVTARAEGSGALVEIADQGLGMSPSALAEANAVLAEPPAADVAASERMGLFVVSHLGARHRIQVRLRGRREGLVAQVRLPADLLASAPAPELDQPAAPRMLTARRRGDRAEHPAGGAAEPLPVAGRRPAPADQPVVGPTASAVELPVAGRPPQSAELPVAGRPPQQPPRRTPAAGAATPGPAGAGPGRGRAHLGGPRRRQRLVLPAGTVVVDAGCDTATRRDAGHRWDQRAGSAGTGADGPARRGHPAGPPDRPDAAPRAGPGRGRRHALPFLRGRAAGGGRGDQGDRHAAGRRADRGRTTMMTMSQEARDLSWLVNAFAERVPGVAHAVVVSSDGLLVAISAHLPRDHADKLAAVTSGLMSITAGAAQMFDGDIVKQTVVEMGRGYFLVMQIRDGSILATLAGADADIGVVGYEMARLAKQAGEMLTPALRAELQQALPR; encoded by the coding sequence GTGGGCGCAGGTCCCGACCCGGGCGGGGGCGCGGTGTCCCAGCACCGCCGCAGCCGTTTCGACGTTCGGGTCGTACCGCACCGGCGGCGGTCCCCGCTCCGGTTGCGGGACTGGCGGATGGGCACCAAGCTCGCCACCGTGCTGGTCATCCCGTCGCTCGCCTTTCTCGTGCTGGCCGGCGTGCAGGCGCGTGGCCTGGTCGGCCAGACCGCCGCGCTGAGCGACTTCGCCCAGCAGGTCGGCATCGGTCGGCAGATCACCACGGTGGTGGACCGGTTGCAGCAGGAACGGGACCGCACCGCGGGGGAGTTGGCCGCGCTGCGGCGGGCCGGCGGCAGCGCCGACCGGGACGCCGCGATCGCCACCCTGAAGCCGCTGCAGATCGCCTCCGACCAGGCGATGGGTGAGCTGCGCCAGGCCGCCGAGCCACTCGTCGACGCGGACGCCGCGTGGCGGGTCTCCTATTCGCAGGTGCTGGAGGCGTACGACCAGGTCGTCTACATCCGCGCCACGGTGCCGGCGGCGGTGCTCAGCAGCGACACGATCCTCAGCAACTACCACCGGTCGGTCGACGCCCTGCTGACCCTGCTCGCCGAGCCGTCGCCGGGGACCGACCAGCAGGCGCTCAGCGACGCGGTGCTGCGGTACGTGCAGCTCGCCCGGGTCAAGGAACTCACCTCGCGGATCCGCGCCCAGCTCTATGCCGCCGCCCGCGCCGGCCGGTACGAGCTGAACGACCAGGTGAGCATCACCGACCTGCGGGCCCAGCAGCTCACCGCGCTGGGCGCGTTCCGGGTGGCGGCGACCACCGACCAGATCCGCCGCTACGACCAGACCTCGCTCGATCCGGCGTTCGTGGCGGCCACGAAGCTGGAGGAGAAGAGCCTGCCCTCCGCCGCCGGCGACCCGGCCGTGCTGCCCGCCCCGCAGTGGTGGGCGGCCAGCGAGCAGCGCCAGGAGCTGTTGCGGCAACTCGAACGCGAGGTGCTCGACGACGCGGTGACCCGCGCCGACGAGGTGAGTTCGGCCCAGTTGCGGGACACCCTGCTGGTGGTCGGCGGCATCGTCGCGGTGCTGCTGGTCGCCGTGCTGATCTCGCTGCTGATCGGTCGGTCCATCGCCCGGTCGATGCGGTTGCTGCGCGGCCAGGCCCTGCGGATCGCGCAGGTCGAGCTGCCGGACGCGCTGGACCGGCTGCGGGCCGTGGACAGCCCGGTCACCGACATCGAGGTGCCCCCGGCGGTGGTCCGCTCGCTGGACGAGATCGGTGAGCTGGCCGAGGCCTTCGTGGCGGTGCACCGCAGCGCGGTCAGCGTGGCCGTGGAGCAGGCGATGATGCGGCGCAACGTCAACGCCATGTTCGTCAACCTGGCCCGGCGCAGTCAGGTGCTGGTCGAGCGGCAGCTGGAGCTGCTGGACGACCTGGAGCGCGAGGAGAGCGACCCGGACCAGTTGGAGAACCTGTTCCGGTTGGACCATCTGGCCGCCCGGATGCGGCGCAACGACGAGAGCCTGCTGGTGCTGGCCGGTACGGAGTCGAGCCGACGGTGGAACCGACCGGTGGGCCTGGGTGCGGTGCTGCTCGCCGCGAGCGCCGAGATCGAGCAGTACCAGCGGGTGCGCCACTCCTCGACGGCCGAGCTGCACCTCGTCGGGCACGCCGTCGGTGACCTGGTGCACCTGCTGGCCGAGCTGCTGGAGAACGCGACGGCGTTCTCCCGGCCGGACACCGTCGTGCAGGTCACCGCGCGGGCCGAGGGCTCCGGTGCGCTGGTGGAGATCGCCGACCAGGGGCTCGGGATGAGCCCGTCGGCGCTGGCCGAGGCGAACGCGGTGCTGGCGGAGCCGCCGGCGGCCGACGTGGCGGCCTCCGAGCGGATGGGGCTGTTCGTGGTCAGCCACCTCGGTGCGCGGCACCGGATCCAGGTGCGGCTGCGGGGCCGGCGTGAGGGGCTCGTCGCGCAGGTCCGGCTGCCGGCGGACCTGCTGGCCTCGGCCCCCGCCCCCGAGCTGGACCAGCCCGCCGCGCCGCGGATGCTCACAGCTCGTCGCCGCGGCGACCGGGCCGAGCACCCCGCCGGTGGCGCCGCCGAGCCGCTGCCGGTGGCCGGTCGCCGGCCGGCACCAGCCGACCAGCCGGTGGTCGGTCCCACCGCGTCGGCGGTGGAGCTGCCGGTGGCCGGGCGTCCGCCGCAGTCGGCCGAGCTGCCGGTGGCGGGCCGCCCGCCGCAGCAGCCACCCCGACGTACGCCAGCAGCCGGCGCTGCCACGCCAGGTCCGGCCGGGGCCGGCCCGGGCCGGGGACGTGCTCACCTCGGCGGCCCCCGCCGGAGGCAGCGGCTGGTTCTCCCGGCAGGGACCGTCGTCGTCGACGCTGGGTGTGACACCGCCACCCGCCGCGACGCCGGTCACCGGTGGGACCAACGAGCGGGGTCTGCCGGTACGGGTGCCGATGGCCCAGCTCGCCGCGGTCACCCAGCCGGCCCGCCCGACCGACCCGATGCCGCGCCACGAGCCGGACCCGGACGCGGTCGGCGGCATGCTCTCCCGTTTCTACGGGGGCGTGCGGCGGGCGGAGGCCGAGGAGACCAGGGAGATCGTCATGCCGCCGGCCGGCGGGCCGACCGAGGGAGGACAACGATGATGACGATGAGTCAGGAGGCCCGGGACCTGAGCTGGCTGGTGAACGCGTTCGCCGAGCGGGTTCCCGGGGTGGCGCACGCGGTGGTGGTCTCCTCCGACGGGCTGCTGGTGGCGATCTCGGCCCACCTGCCCCGCGACCACGCCGACAAGCTGGCCGCCGTGACGTCGGGGCTGATGTCCATCACGGCCGGGGCCGCGCAGATGTTCGACGGGGACATCGTCAAGCAGACCGTGGTCGAGATGGGCCGGGGCTATTTCCTGGTGATGCAGATCCGGGACGGCTCGATCCTGGCCACGCTGGCCGGTGCCGACGCGGACATCGGCGTGGTGGGCTACGAGATGGCGCGGCTGGCGAAGCAGGCCGGTGAGATGCTCACCCCGGCGCTGCGCGCCGAGTTGCAGCAGGCGCTGCCCCGCTGA